A stretch of Telopea speciosissima isolate NSW1024214 ecotype Mountain lineage chromosome 11, Tspe_v1, whole genome shotgun sequence DNA encodes these proteins:
- the LOC122644664 gene encoding uncharacterized protein LOC122644664 — MFEMKQSKMVALQEQNIAEKLVVSLDYVSARDKLLKAQELFPKLDNIDLMLIVCDILCAASMKFPGIGVDCYWVLQLLPSASASDVKARYHKLMNMLQPIKNKFPGTELALRFIREAYFVLSDRGNRSAFDLYRQASWTGIGTASNQGTSNKESFPAARISSGSNMVSTSDISRSMLLKSMKGMESNTLTSGKTNQQQGEVDLQKGTVPAHMNFITSRVIDRHNESLSSPLTTHSVSSLRNLSRPSKDVERKGPNFVFYDFENNRKTDVFEVGQIWAAQYQADVPHCYAQININLKSEISVTWLKPIPVTADERRWCEAALPVACGSFYLDPDMSEKRITGLFQLSHMCSWTHGITEEQFEIYPKKGEVWAIYKDWDLAEWSLNPKTAEGCKFEMVELLTDYSKYVGAFVVCLDKIEGFRSAYQRCTNRDDQFFCITPDNLYIFSHKIPTFRFMGGEMQGVVAGMLELDPLALPDDIAQDDANRDLLIKEGPRNLSSFTHNPQCFPSMTTYPENQCLNSTWSQNDFLSGQIWAVYSGTDLMPRCYTRINSVVSVSQVCVTILEPEPILDNEIHWHKENLPIVAGIFKVSRTTMNIEMSQFSHLVSCQQSINKTLYMIYPMKGEFWAMYKNYNSKWKQSDYNDYECQIVEILSDFCEGSFILIAKLLEVKGCLTFFQRQHVDGFELTRTVSKTDMLAFSHRIPAFIVPGVGRYGIPEGSWHLGADALPPKRGT; from the coding sequence ATGTTTGAGATGAAACAAAGTAAGATGGTGGCTCTCCAGGAACAGAATATCGCGGAAAAGTTGGTGGTCAGCCTCGATTATGTTAGTGCCAGGGACAAATTACTCAAAGCCCAAGAGCTTTTCCCCAAACTAGACAACATTGATTTGATGTTAATCGTCTGTGACATACTATGTGCTGCGAGCATGAAGTTTCCTGGGATCGGAGTCGACTGCTATTGGGTTCTTCAGCTCCTTCCGTCTGCTAGTGCCTCTGATGTAAAAGCGCGGTATCACAAGCTTATGAACATGCTACAACCCATCAAAAACAAGTTCCCTGGCACTGAATTGGCTCTTAGATTCATACGGGAAGCATACTTTGTGCTTTCAGATCGAGGCAATCGTTCTGCATTTGACTTATATAGGCAAGCAAGTTGGACAGGAATTGGGACAGCTTCCAATCAGGGAACCTCGAATAAGGAATCTTTCCCTGCTGCACGAATCTCTTCTGGATCTAATATGGTTTCCACCAGTGATATTTCAAGATCAATGCTTTTGAAGAGCATGAAGGGTATGGAATCTAATACACTAACTAGCGGAAAGACAAATCAGCAACAAGGAGAGGTTGATCTGCAGAAAGGAACTGTTCCAGCTCATATGAACTTTATTACCAGCAGAGTAATAGATAGACATAATGAAAGTTTAAGTTCTCCATTGACAACGCATTCTGTCAGTTCGTTGAGAAATCTGTCGCGGCCTTCAAAAGATGTTGAAAGAAAAGGGCCTAACTTTGTTTTTTATGACTTTGAAAACAATAGAAAGACTGATGTCTTTGAAGTTGGCCAGATTTGGGCTGCTCAATATCAAGCGGATGTTCCTCATTGCTATGCCCAGATTAATATCAACTTAAAGTCTGAAATTAGTGTCACATGGCTGAAGCCAATTCCTGTTACTGCAGATGAAAGGAGATGGTGTGAGGCTGCCTTGCCTGTGGCCTGTGGCTCGTTTTATCTTGATCCAGATATGAGTGAAAAAAGAATCACTGGCCTGTTTCAGTTGTCCCATATGTGCTCTTGGACTCATGGTATCACGGAGGAACAATTTGAGATCTACCCCAAGAAAGGCGAGGTTTGGGCAATATATAAGGACTGGGACCTAGCTGAATGGTCTTTAAACCCCAAAACAGCAGAAGGATGTAAATTTGAGATGGTGGAACTCCTCACAGATTATTCGAAGTATGTGGGTGCCTTTGTTGTGTGTTTGGATAAGATTGAGGGATTCAGAAGTGCCTACCAGAGGTGCACAAACAGGGATGACCAGTTCTTTTGTATCACACCGgacaatttatatatattttcccaCAAAATCccaacatttaggtttatgGGTGGAGAGATGCAAGGGGTTGTCGCAGGTATGCTTGAACTAGATCCATTGGCCTTGCCTGATGACATTGCCCAAGATGATGCCAACCGTGACCTCCTGATTAAAGAAGGTCCTAGGAATTTGTCTAGCTTCACCCACAATCCCCAGTGCTTTCCATCCATGACAACATATCCAGAAAACCAGTGCCTGAATTCCACTTGGTCACAAAATGATTTTCTCTCAGGTCAGATATGGGCTGTATACAGTGGTACAGATCTCATGCCTCGGTGTTACACCCGAATAAATAGTGTGGTTTCTGTGAGCCAAGTATGTGTTACAATCTTGGAACCTGAACCAATTCTTGACAACGAGATTCACTGGCATAAAGAAAATCTACCAATTGTGGCTGGGATATTTAAAGTTAGCAGAACAACTATGAACATAGAAATGTCACAGTTCTCCCATTTAGTCAGCTGCCAACAAAGCATAAATAAAACTTTGTACATGATCTACCCAATGAAAGGTGAGTTTTGGGCAATGTACAAAAACTATAACAGCAAATGGAAGCAGTCTGATTATAACGATTACGAGTGTCAGATTGTTGAAATCCTTTCAGATTTCTGTGAAGGAAGCTTCATTTTAATAGCCAAGTTGTTGGAGGTAAAGGGTTGCCTAACTTTCTTTCAAAGGCAACATGTTGATGGGTTTGAGTTGACTCGCACAGTTTCAAAAACAGATATGCTTGCTTTCTCTCACAGGATTCCAGCTTTCATTGTGCCTGGAGTTGGTCGATACGGAATTCCTGAAGGTTCTTGGCATCTGGGAGCTGATGCATTGCCACCCAAACGTGGCACATAA